One Pomacea canaliculata isolate SZHN2017 linkage group LG9, ASM307304v1, whole genome shotgun sequence DNA segment encodes these proteins:
- the LOC112572058 gene encoding uncharacterized protein LOC112572058, translated as MELALLETVFLLLALAANPTLAATNVGVGSPCSAADTCVTGAVCDRVYAKCLLTQGQECSGENANNCVSGAYCLTTCECEDDYTAVSNLCEPANSGTGDIIRNSKRNTHKKMWMTW; from the exons ATGGAGCTGGCTTTGCTTGAAACTGTCTTCTTGCTTCTTGCTCTGGCTGCTAACC CGACCCTAGCGGCCACCAATGTTGGAGTAGGCTCCCCCTGTTCTGCTGCCGACACCTGCGTGACTGGCGCTGTCTGTGACCGAGTCTATGCCAAGTGCT TGCTGACACAAGGCCAGGAGTGTTCAGGCGAAAATGCAAACAACTGTGTGTCGGGTGCCTACTGCCTGACTACTTGTGAATGTGAAGATGACTATACGGCTGTGTCCAATCTCTGTG aaccTGCAAACTCTGGCACTGGAGACATCATCCGAAACTCTAAGCGCAACACTCATAAAAAGATGTGGATGACTTGGTAG
- the LOC112572233 gene encoding uncharacterized protein LOC112572233, translating into MELALLGTVFLLLALAANPTLAATNVGVGSPCSAADTCVTGAVCDRVYAKCLLTQGQECSGENANNCVSGAYCLTTCECEDDYTAVSNLCEPANSGTGDIIRNSKRNTHKKMWMTW; encoded by the exons ATGGAGCTGGCTTTGCTTGGAACTGTCTTCTTGCTTCTTGCTCTGGCTGCTAACC CGACCCTAGCGGCCACCAACGTTGGAGTAGGCTCCCCCTGTTCTGCTGCCGACACCTGCGTGACTGGCGCTGTCTGTGACAGAGTCTATGCCAAGTGCT TGCTGACACAAGGCCAGGAGTGTTCAGGCGAAAATGCAAACAACTGTGTGTCGGGTGCCTACTGCCTGACTACTTGTGAATGTGAAGATGACTATACGGCTGTGTCCAATCTCTGTG aACCTGCAAACTCTGGCACTGGAGACATCATCCGAAACTCTAAGCGCAACACTCATAAAAAGATGTGGATGACTTGGTAG
- the LOC112572059 gene encoding uncharacterized protein LOC112572059, whose protein sequence is MELALLGTGFLLLLAANPTLAATNVGVGSPCSAADTCVTGAVCDRVYAKCLLTQGQECSGENANNCVSGAYCLTTCECEDDYKAVSNLCEPVDSGTGGTFTLNSKRSAVRKMWLFR, encoded by the exons ATGGAGCTGGCTTTGCTTGGAACTGGCTTCTTGCTTCTTCTGGCTGCTAACC CGACCCTAGCGGCCACCAATGTTGGAGTAGGCTCCCCCTGTTCTGCTGCCGACACCTGCGTGACTGGCGCTGTCTGTGACAGAGTCTATGCCAAGTGCT TGCTGACACAAGGCCAGGAGTGTTCAGGGGAAAATGCAAACAACTGTGTGTCGGGTGCCTACTGCCTGACTACTTGTGAATGTGAAGATGACTACAAGGCTGTGTCCAATCTCTGTG AACCTGTGGACTCTGGAACTGGAGGCACTTTCACACTCAACTCTAAGCGCAGCGCTGTCCGCAAGATGTGGTTGTTCAGGTAG